Proteins encoded in a region of the Triticum dicoccoides isolate Atlit2015 ecotype Zavitan chromosome 3A, WEW_v2.0, whole genome shotgun sequence genome:
- the LOC119267201 gene encoding uncharacterized protein LOC119267201, with product MVVRRLPARRRGVRVGPTKLEGLPAAWSAPAVAAVKVKWPGAGGALSQMLTGRRGGRGVTAVEPVGGDGAVRWDAAADANRFRVDVDPGASTTRGGAGAGRPERGVFFSVLYGFQEQGRGKDLVRLDEIGTAMISLEECCWEMQLLQQQQQQKVGAPLQQLVVVPIRVRKDGWASDAMLYVNVELVDLSAPAEVERSVSFREKPRANPTPAPTMREIHRGSTYHEVLDLKQLLDLAEKQGRVAVYRNKRNSDTSSASSGGGMSSSSSTVSLSSASTSTSGGASPEPGSTSKRRFLPWRRRSRESLSQEMPVVKCCVGGDDEDAWEAREFTSRDSETRLRTPVFFASIDQRDDSAGGESACTALVAVLAAALHANHPLMPTRAELDALIRDGSSEWRRLCDDEAHMAQFPNRHFDLETVLAARTRPIAVEHDRAFVGFFQPESFASLSGAMSFDDIWREISAGAAARERAPGEADVYIVSWNDHFFVLKAESDCYHVVDTLGERLFEGCDKAYMLRFDATSEMRAVPSPDSSPSSGPEEEVVVATGKECCGEFIKRFLAAIPLREELHIEQSGCADAGAPHRRLQIEFHFTVLQQQQQDGGR from the exons ATGGTGGTGAGGCGGTtgccggcgcggcggcggggcgtgCGGGTCGGCCCGACCAAGCTCGAGGGCCTGCCGGCCGCGTGGTCGGCCCCCGCCGTGGCCGCCGTCAAGGTCAAGTGGCCCGGCGCCGGCGGGGCGCTCTCGCAGATGCTCACGGGCCGGCGCGGCGGCCGCGGGGTCACCGCCGTCGAgcccgtcggcggcgacggcgccgtccgctgggacgccgccgccgacgccaacCGCTTCCGCGTCGACGTCGACCCCGGCGCCAGCACGACGCGCGGCGGGGCCGGCGCCGGCCGGCCGGAGCGCGGCGTCTTCTTCTCCGTCCTCTAC GGATTCCAGGAACAAGGGAGGGGCAAGGACCTGGTGAGGCTGGACGAGATCGGGACAGCCATGATCAGCCTGGAGGAGTGCTGCTGGGAGATGCAGctgctgcagcagcagcagcagcagaaagtTGGGGCTCCTCTGCAGCAGCTGGTGGTTGTCCCCATCAGGGTCCGGAAGGACGGGTGGGCAAGCGATGCCATGCTCTAT GTGAACGTGGAGCTGGTGGACCTGAGCGCGCCGGCGGAGGTGGAGAGGAGCGTGTCCTTCAGGGAGAAGCCGAGGGCGAACCCCACGCCGGCCCCGACGATGAGGGAGATCCACAGGGGCTCGACGTACCACGAGGTCCTTGACCTGAAGCAGCTGCTCGACCTCGCCGAGAAGCAGGGCAGGGTGGCGGTGTACCGGAACAAGCGCAACTCGGACACCAGCAGCGCCAGCAGTGGCGGCGgcatgagcagcagcagcagcaccgtcAGCCTGAGCAGCGCCAGCACCAGCACCAGCGGCGGCGCCAGCCCGGAGCCCGGGTCGACCTCCAAGCGCCGGTTCCTGCCGTGGCGGCGGCGCAGCCGGGAGTCGCTGTCCCAGGAGATGCCCGTCGTCAAATGCTGCGTGGGAGGGGACGACGAGGATGCCTGGGAGGCGCGCGAGTTCACGAGCCGGGACTCGGAGACGAGGCTCCGGACGCCGGTCTTCTTCGCGTCCATCGACCAGCGCGACGACAGCGCCGGCGGCGAGAGCGCGTGCACGGCGCTGGTGGCCGTGCTGGCGGCGGCGCTCCACGCCAACCACCCGCTGATGCCGACCCGGGCGGAGCTGGACGCGCTCATCCGCGACGGCTCGTCCGAGTGGAGGCGGCTCTGCGACGACGAGGCGCACATGGCGCAGTTCCCCAACCGGCACTTCGACCTGGAGACGGTGCTGGCGGCGCGAACGCGGCCCATCGCCGTGGAGCACGACAGGGCCTTCGTCGGCTTCTTCCAGCCGGAGAGCTTCGCGTCGCTGTCGGGCGCCATGTCGTTCGACGACATCTGGCGCGAGATcagcgccggcgccgccgcccgcgAGCGCGCCCCGGGCGAGGCCGACGTGTACATCGTCAGCTGGAACGACCACTTCTTCGTGCTCAAGGCCGAGAGCGACTGCTACCACGTCGTGGACACGCTCGGCGAGCGGCTCTTCGAGGGCTGCGACAAGGCCTACATGCTCAGGTTCGACGCCACGTCGGAGATGCGCGCCGTGCCGTCGCCGGACTCGTCGCCGTCGTCGGGgcccgaggaggaggtggtggtcgcCACCGGGAAGGAGTGCTGCGGCGAGTTCATCAAGAGGTTCCTGGCCGCCATCCCGCTGAGGGAGGAGCTGCACATCGAGCAGAGCGGGTGCGCCGACGCCGGCGCGCCCCACCGGCGGCTGCAGATTGAGTTCCACTTCACCgtgctgcagcagcagcagcaagacgGAGGGAGATGA